In one window of Pseudobythopirellula maris DNA:
- a CDS encoding iron-containing alcohol dehydrogenase — protein MTPFDFQCPTKVAFGAGRIAELGALTAALGAGRVLVVSDPGVIEAGHTRRGVDSLRAAGLDTLIFDGVEENPTTDNVAAGVAVAQDFKPDAIVAIGGGSSMDCAKGINFIHSCGGRMQDYWGVGKATAELLPMAAVPTTAGTGSETQSFALISDAESHVKMACGDKRAAFRVAVLDPELTLTQPPRVTALTGVDAIAHTVETWVTTKRTDVSLAFSRQAWRMLIRGFPRVLRDPADLEARSFMQLGACYAGLAIENSMLGAAHALANPLTAHYGVVHGEAVGLMLPHVVRHNGLRMEQSQPTKPSPYHEMHLFVSYPEASPPEKAIEGLARFLTDLTAEAGLATTLGALGVEETKLPQLAADAAKQWTGTFNPVEMTADDYQHLYEAAC, from the coding sequence ATGACCCCATTCGACTTCCAATGCCCGACCAAGGTCGCCTTCGGCGCCGGAAGGATCGCCGAGCTCGGCGCCCTTACGGCCGCACTAGGCGCGGGGCGTGTGCTGGTCGTCTCTGACCCCGGCGTGATCGAAGCGGGGCACACGCGGCGCGGCGTCGATTCCCTCCGCGCCGCCGGGCTCGACACACTCATCTTCGACGGCGTTGAAGAGAACCCCACGACCGACAACGTGGCGGCGGGCGTCGCCGTGGCCCAGGACTTCAAGCCCGACGCGATTGTGGCAATCGGCGGGGGCAGCAGCATGGATTGCGCCAAGGGGATCAACTTCATCCACTCCTGCGGCGGGCGGATGCAGGACTACTGGGGCGTCGGCAAGGCGACGGCCGAGCTGTTGCCTATGGCGGCCGTTCCCACGACCGCTGGCACCGGCAGCGAGACGCAGTCGTTCGCCCTGATCTCCGACGCCGAGTCGCACGTGAAAATGGCGTGCGGCGACAAGCGGGCGGCGTTTCGCGTGGCGGTGCTCGACCCGGAACTGACGCTGACCCAGCCGCCGCGGGTGACCGCTCTGACGGGCGTCGACGCGATCGCCCACACCGTCGAAACCTGGGTCACGACCAAGCGGACCGACGTGTCGCTCGCGTTCTCGCGGCAGGCGTGGCGGATGCTGATCCGTGGATTCCCCCGGGTTCTGCGCGACCCCGCGGACCTCGAGGCACGTAGCTTCATGCAGCTGGGCGCTTGCTACGCCGGGCTGGCGATCGAGAACTCGATGCTCGGCGCCGCCCACGCCCTGGCCAACCCGCTGACGGCCCACTACGGCGTGGTCCACGGCGAGGCGGTTGGGCTGATGCTGCCGCACGTGGTGCGTCACAACGGCCTGCGAATGGAACAAAGCCAGCCGACCAAGCCGAGCCCCTATCACGAGATGCACCTGTTTGTCTCGTACCCCGAGGCGTCGCCGCCCGAGAAGGCCATCGAGGGGCTCGCCCGGTTCCTCACCGATCTGACAGCCGAGGCAGGCCTGGCGACCACGCTCGGCGCGTTGGGCGTCGAAGAAACCAAGCTGCCCCAGCTCGCCGCCGACGCGGCCAAGCAGTGGACCGGCACGTTCAACCCGGTGGAGATGACCGCCGATGACTACCAACATTTGTACGAAGCGGCGTGTTGA
- a CDS encoding DEAD/DEAH box helicase, translating into MPTPPDAQLLISLEGESLTPKPPAVMRSWLGEDDAGLAVTKVDFGATAPQVVSIAPPPCGVKTYGCLLAEGREALAARSASSYAAPRPKVAEAAAPRRDGKPAAAGKRTRIRPPGDVVKLEDRLHYLLQPPLESLLEAGSLGFPFKPFPYQLDGVAFLFPRRHAVIADEMGLGKTMQSITTVRLLAHSGQLRRVLLVCPKPLVSNWRRELALWAPDVSVAVVDGPRARREWAWRHTSAVVTIANYESVVRDSDLLHSVDGAEPVARFDMVILDEAQRIKNKNGTTSAAVCALPRDRSWALTGTPIENSTEDLVGVYEFVSPGVLRSGMRAQEMATAVRDSVLRRTKERVLKDLPPKIVRDEAVDLAPEQWDAYRRAEDEGVLELSAEGAEGGAKSVDIHHVFELVLRLKQVCNFDPASGASGKADRLEAELEECVASGRKAIVFSQWVDTIDKLAKRLGRFNPAEYHGRVPHGRRDGVIDRFRNDPDCHVILMSYGAGSVGLNLQFAGYVFLFDRWWNPAVEDQAINRAHRIGAAGPVTVTRYACAGTIEERIDAILTEKRELFDKVFSDDLGLRSGGLTRDDLLSLFDLRGPSGPIAAAA; encoded by the coding sequence ATGCCCACGCCGCCTGACGCGCAGCTGCTGATCTCCCTCGAAGGCGAGTCGCTCACTCCCAAGCCGCCGGCCGTGATGCGTTCGTGGCTCGGCGAAGACGACGCGGGGCTCGCCGTTACGAAGGTCGACTTCGGGGCGACCGCGCCCCAGGTCGTGTCGATCGCGCCGCCCCCGTGCGGCGTAAAGACTTACGGCTGCCTGCTGGCCGAGGGTCGTGAGGCGCTCGCCGCGCGGTCGGCCTCGTCGTACGCTGCGCCGCGTCCGAAAGTTGCGGAGGCAGCCGCGCCTCGGCGCGACGGCAAGCCCGCCGCCGCTGGCAAGCGCACCCGCATCCGCCCGCCGGGCGACGTGGTGAAGCTCGAGGACCGACTGCACTACCTGCTGCAGCCGCCGCTCGAGTCGCTCCTCGAGGCGGGCTCGCTCGGCTTCCCCTTCAAGCCGTTCCCTTATCAGCTCGACGGCGTGGCGTTCTTGTTCCCACGGCGCCACGCGGTGATCGCCGACGAGATGGGCCTCGGCAAGACGATGCAGTCGATCACCACCGTGCGGCTCTTGGCCCACAGCGGACAGCTGCGACGCGTGCTGCTGGTCTGCCCCAAGCCGCTGGTGAGCAACTGGCGCCGCGAGCTCGCGCTGTGGGCGCCCGACGTGTCGGTCGCCGTGGTCGACGGGCCGCGGGCGCGGCGCGAGTGGGCGTGGCGGCACACGTCGGCCGTGGTGACGATCGCCAACTACGAGTCGGTGGTGCGCGACAGCGACCTGCTGCACTCGGTCGACGGCGCCGAGCCGGTGGCTCGGTTCGACATGGTGATCCTCGACGAGGCGCAGCGGATCAAGAACAAGAACGGCACGACCAGCGCCGCCGTTTGCGCGTTGCCGCGCGACCGCAGTTGGGCGCTCACCGGCACGCCGATCGAAAACAGCACCGAAGACCTCGTGGGTGTTTACGAGTTTGTCTCGCCGGGGGTGCTGCGCAGCGGCATGCGGGCGCAGGAGATGGCCACCGCGGTGCGCGACTCGGTTCTGCGACGCACCAAGGAGCGGGTGCTCAAAGACCTGCCTCCCAAGATCGTCCGCGACGAGGCGGTCGACCTCGCGCCCGAGCAGTGGGACGCCTACCGCCGGGCCGAGGACGAGGGCGTGCTCGAGCTGAGCGCCGAGGGGGCCGAGGGTGGGGCGAAGAGCGTCGACATCCACCACGTGTTCGAGCTCGTGCTGCGACTCAAGCAGGTCTGCAACTTCGACCCCGCCAGCGGCGCGAGTGGCAAGGCCGACCGGCTCGAGGCCGAGCTCGAGGAGTGTGTGGCGAGCGGCCGCAAGGCGATCGTCTTCAGCCAGTGGGTCGACACGATCGACAAGCTCGCGAAGCGGCTCGGACGGTTCAACCCGGCCGAGTACCACGGCCGCGTGCCGCACGGCCGTCGCGACGGCGTGATCGATCGGTTCCGTAACGACCCGGACTGCCATGTGATCCTGATGAGCTACGGGGCGGGGAGCGTGGGGCTCAACCTGCAGTTCGCCGGCTACGTGTTTCTATTCGACCGCTGGTGGAACCCGGCGGTCGAAGACCAGGCGATCAACCGCGCGCACCGCATCGGCGCCGCCGGCCCGGTGACGGTCACACGCTACGCGTGCGCCGGGACGATCGAGGAGCGGATCGATGCGATCCTCACCGAGAAGCGCGAGCTGTTCGACAAGGTCTTCAGCGACGACCTCGGGCTGCGGTCGGGCGGCCTGACACGCGACGACCTGCTCTCGCTGTTCGACCTGCGTGGTCCGTCGGGGCCGATCGCCGCCGCGGCTTGA
- a CDS encoding aldehyde dehydrogenase family protein produces the protein MIELPAIRWGEPYESLDVAQINHFYTGEPVARMHTVGSGIIRRDARGAQAARRALQRLSPAELIERCKKAGELFESGTLTVGDCQQSPDDFIAQQSATTGMPVSMCRANVTKNAFVLKNIDTILDALTRGLDLNILARGYGEESRGVTVSYAAQCDALGAVLPSNSPGVHTLWLPVIALQMGLVLKPGSSEPWTPYRVFAAMTEAGLPREAWCLYPGDGAEIGGAILASCRRSMIFGGPQTIEQYSGNPKVQVHGPGYSKILLGDDSVDDWEKHLDLMADSVLKNGGRSCINASSIYAPRHTKEIAAALAERLGPVEALPPEDEKAQLAAFTIPGAAKAIWGALESDAEASGVTDMTASYGDRLVERDPVAYLRPVVLHHASAESESRNKEYMFPMVNVVECPQEKMLSVIGPTLVGTAITEDESWRQDLLDSRDIDRLNLGPIPTPQLDWLQPHEGNLIEFLYRSRAVQLAT, from the coding sequence ATGATTGAGTTACCCGCCATCCGCTGGGGCGAGCCTTACGAGTCGCTCGACGTCGCCCAGATCAACCACTTCTACACCGGCGAGCCGGTCGCGCGGATGCACACCGTGGGGTCGGGCATCATCCGCCGCGACGCGCGCGGGGCGCAGGCCGCCCGGCGGGCGCTGCAGAGGCTCTCGCCGGCCGAGCTGATCGAGCGATGCAAGAAGGCGGGCGAGCTGTTCGAGTCGGGCACGCTCACCGTCGGCGACTGCCAACAGTCGCCCGACGATTTCATCGCCCAGCAGTCGGCCACGACCGGCATGCCGGTGTCGATGTGCCGGGCGAACGTGACGAAGAACGCCTTCGTGCTGAAGAACATCGACACGATTCTCGATGCCCTCACGCGCGGCCTGGACCTCAACATCTTGGCCCGCGGCTACGGCGAAGAATCGCGCGGCGTCACCGTGAGCTACGCCGCCCAGTGCGACGCCTTGGGCGCCGTGCTGCCGAGCAACTCGCCCGGCGTCCACACGCTGTGGCTGCCGGTGATCGCGTTGCAGATGGGCCTCGTCTTGAAGCCCGGATCGAGCGAGCCTTGGACCCCCTACCGGGTGTTCGCCGCCATGACCGAGGCGGGCCTGCCGCGCGAGGCGTGGTGCCTCTACCCGGGCGACGGCGCCGAGATCGGCGGAGCGATCCTCGCCAGCTGCCGGCGGAGCATGATCTTTGGCGGACCGCAGACGATCGAGCAGTACTCGGGCAACCCGAAGGTGCAGGTCCACGGCCCCGGTTACAGCAAGATCTTGCTGGGCGACGACTCGGTCGACGATTGGGAAAAGCACCTCGACCTGATGGCCGACAGCGTGCTGAAGAACGGCGGCCGCAGCTGCATCAACGCCAGCAGCATCTACGCCCCGCGGCACACGAAGGAGATCGCCGCGGCGCTCGCCGAGCGGCTCGGCCCGGTCGAGGCCCTGCCGCCCGAGGACGAGAAGGCCCAACTGGCGGCGTTCACGATTCCCGGCGCCGCCAAAGCGATCTGGGGCGCCCTGGAGAGCGACGCCGAGGCGTCGGGCGTCACGGACATGACGGCCTCGTACGGCGACCGGCTCGTCGAACGCGACCCGGTCGCTTACCTCCGACCGGTGGTGTTGCACCATGCCAGCGCCGAATCGGAGTCGCGGAACAAGGAGTACATGTTCCCGATGGTCAACGTGGTCGAGTGCCCGCAAGAAAAGATGCTGTCGGTGATCGGCCCCACACTCGTCGGCACGGCGATCACCGAAGATGAGTCGTGGCGCCAGGACCTGTTGGACTCGCGCGACATCGACCGGCTGAACCTAGGCCCGATCCCCACCCCACAGCTCGACTGGCTGCAACCGCACGAGGGGAACCTGATCGAGTTCTTGTACCGCAGCCGAGCGGTGCAGCTGGCTACTTAA
- a CDS encoding Uma2 family endonuclease — translation MASADLATHNAADDGEPFDPTLIRSTVILDPQLSEEIRRQRAECGSDRFDEVWDGVYMMSPLANNEHQEFGTRLAAAIQVGMGFDFSGTILAGVNVSDRSEEWTVNFRIPDVAVYLPTTEAVDRGAFWQGGPDFAVEIVSKHDRAREKIDFYAKVGTRELMFVDRDPWRIELLRLVSGRLVSVGESSLNEDRVLASEVIPFAFRLIEGETRPRIEVTHSTTRQNWNV, via the coding sequence ATGGCATCGGCGGACCTTGCAACGCACAATGCGGCTGACGATGGCGAGCCCTTCGATCCCACACTGATCCGCTCAACGGTCATACTCGACCCGCAACTGTCGGAAGAGATCCGGCGGCAGCGTGCCGAATGCGGTAGTGATCGGTTCGACGAAGTCTGGGACGGTGTCTATATGATGAGCCCGCTAGCGAACAATGAGCACCAAGAGTTCGGCACAAGGCTTGCCGCCGCGATCCAGGTAGGCATGGGTTTCGATTTTTCAGGGACTATCCTGGCGGGCGTTAATGTTTCCGACCGCTCGGAAGAGTGGACCGTGAATTTCAGAATCCCCGATGTGGCGGTCTATTTGCCTACCACCGAGGCGGTCGACCGTGGCGCCTTTTGGCAGGGTGGCCCTGACTTCGCCGTGGAAATCGTTAGCAAGCACGACCGCGCGCGAGAGAAGATCGACTTCTACGCCAAGGTTGGCACGCGTGAACTGATGTTCGTCGACCGTGACCCTTGGCGGATCGAACTGCTCCGGCTTGTGTCGGGGCGATTGGTGAGTGTCGGCGAGTCGTCCCTCAACGAAGATCGAGTCCTCGCAAGTGAGGTCATCCCTTTCGCGTTCAGGCTCATCGAGGGCGAGACGCGCCCACGGATCGAGGTAACGCACTCGACCACACGACAGAACTGGAACGTCTGA
- a CDS encoding coproporphyrinogen-III oxidase family protein — protein MTESTKTEVGSYFISNYPPFSQWSKEAVSEIEAAMAAPPADTPLGLYLHLPFCRKRCKFCYFKVFTDKNAKEVERYLAALSKEIELVSQLPVMGDRPFRFVYFGGGTPSYLSSRQLHRLVDRLRANIDWSKAEEVTFECEPGTLSEAKVGTLKEIGVTRLSLGVEHFDDAILRDNGRAHESMEIDRAWPWIKAAQFDNVNIDLIAGMKGDTTEKWEATVQRAIELDPDCVTIYQMELPFNTVISQGVLAGEESPIASWEQKREWVSWAFDKLAEAGYETSSAYTMVKPGVKFSYRDNLWRGSDLLATGIASFGHASGVHYQNLPEWEQYLGKLEAGELPLGRALTITAHQALVREMVLQLKKGWLEAGYFREKFGVDIIDHWRDQWTGHRDEGLLGFTDERVELTRDGLLRVDSLLPVFFEPEHQNVRYT, from the coding sequence ATGACCGAATCGACCAAAACCGAAGTCGGCTCCTACTTCATCAGCAACTACCCCCCTTTCTCGCAGTGGTCCAAAGAGGCCGTCAGCGAGATCGAGGCGGCGATGGCCGCGCCGCCGGCCGATACGCCGCTGGGGCTCTATTTGCACCTGCCCTTCTGCCGCAAGCGCTGCAAGTTCTGTTACTTCAAGGTCTTCACGGACAAGAACGCGAAGGAGGTGGAGCGCTACCTCGCCGCTCTGTCCAAAGAGATCGAACTCGTCAGCCAGCTCCCCGTGATGGGCGACCGGCCGTTCCGGTTCGTCTACTTCGGCGGCGGCACCCCCTCGTACCTCTCCAGCCGACAGCTCCACCGGCTGGTCGACCGGCTGCGGGCGAACATCGACTGGTCCAAAGCGGAAGAGGTCACGTTCGAGTGCGAGCCGGGCACGCTCAGCGAGGCGAAGGTAGGCACGCTCAAGGAGATCGGCGTCACGCGGCTCAGCTTGGGCGTCGAGCACTTCGACGACGCGATCCTGCGCGACAACGGCCGGGCGCACGAGTCGATGGAGATCGACCGGGCGTGGCCGTGGATCAAGGCGGCCCAGTTCGACAACGTGAACATCGACCTGATCGCCGGCATGAAGGGCGACACCACCGAAAAGTGGGAGGCGACCGTCCAGCGCGCCATCGAACTCGACCCCGACTGCGTGACGATCTACCAGATGGAGTTGCCGTTCAACACGGTGATCTCCCAAGGCGTGCTGGCGGGCGAGGAGTCGCCCATCGCCTCGTGGGAGCAGAAGCGTGAGTGGGTCTCGTGGGCGTTCGACAAGCTCGCCGAGGCGGGCTACGAGACTTCGAGCGCCTACACCATGGTCAAGCCGGGCGTGAAGTTCAGCTACCGCGACAACCTGTGGCGCGGCAGCGACCTGCTGGCGACCGGCATCGCCAGCTTCGGCCACGCCTCGGGCGTCCATTACCAGAACCTGCCCGAGTGGGAGCAGTATCTCGGCAAGCTCGAAGCGGGCGAGTTGCCGCTAGGGCGGGCGCTCACCATCACGGCGCACCAGGCGCTCGTGCGTGAGATGGTTCTGCAACTCAAGAAGGGCTGGCTCGAGGCGGGCTACTTCCGCGAAAAGTTTGGCGTCGACATCATCGACCACTGGCGCGACCAATGGACCGGCCACCGCGACGAGGGGCTGCTCGGCTTCACCGACGAGCGGGTGGAGCTCACCCGCGATGGGCTGCTTAGGGTCGACTCGCTGCTGCCGGTGTTCTTCGAGCCCGAGCACCAGAACGTGCGGTACACGTGA
- a CDS encoding amidophosphoribosyltransferase yields MSELHHECGIAAVYHLPGPASPLCPSQGPDEATRLLPRMLLDIQNRGQLSAGVTTFQPGRDRLLDTYKALGSVGEAFRLNHRGKAEALMSKLAGRAGVGHVRYATCGKDELDYAQPFERRHLQKRKWFAFGFNGQLANYAELRDQLLSEDENHVELATDTEIMMHEIAREIAGDRRPSLVEVMRNVAQRIDGAYSIALINAQGEMLVARDPLGVKPVSYAVENSLFAAASESVALLNLGFSVESIRSLEPGKAITISGGEMKVERFAESPRRAHCFFEWIYFANVASTMDGRSVYLARKALGEELARLETLDISQARDDEDPDTIVVPVPDTSKGAADAMAYRLGVPSVEGLMRNRYAGRTFIEGGDARKAKVAAKYTPLREVLEGKRVILVEDSIVRSTTMRELLSRLREVGGAREIHVRVACPPIVAPCFYGIDMSTIGELFAPPFLEGCRGDGGAADEAAFARMAEELGADSLRYLPIASIARAIGRPDGDLCQACITGQYPTTCGQQLYEIALEQAGATSPQSGRTYEAARTMA; encoded by the coding sequence ATGAGTGAACTGCACCACGAGTGCGGAATCGCGGCAGTTTACCACCTGCCCGGCCCCGCGAGCCCCCTCTGCCCAAGCCAGGGGCCCGACGAAGCGACCCGCTTGCTGCCGCGCATGCTGCTCGACATCCAAAACCGTGGGCAGTTGTCGGCCGGCGTGACCACGTTCCAACCCGGCCGCGACCGGCTGCTGGACACCTACAAGGCCCTGGGGAGCGTGGGCGAGGCGTTCCGCCTCAACCACCGCGGCAAGGCCGAGGCGCTGATGTCGAAGCTCGCCGGGCGGGCCGGAGTGGGCCACGTGCGGTACGCCACGTGCGGCAAGGACGAGCTCGACTACGCCCAGCCGTTCGAACGCCGCCACCTGCAAAAGCGCAAGTGGTTCGCCTTCGGCTTCAACGGCCAGCTGGCCAACTACGCCGAGCTGCGCGACCAGCTGCTCTCGGAGGACGAGAACCACGTGGAGCTCGCCACCGACACCGAGATCATGATGCACGAGATCGCCCGCGAGATCGCCGGCGACCGCCGGCCGTCGCTCGTCGAGGTGATGCGCAACGTCGCGCAGCGCATCGACGGGGCGTACAGCATCGCGTTGATCAACGCCCAGGGCGAGATGCTCGTGGCCCGCGACCCGCTGGGCGTCAAACCGGTCTCGTACGCGGTGGAGAACTCGCTGTTCGCCGCGGCGAGCGAGAGCGTCGCGCTGCTGAACCTCGGGTTCTCGGTCGAGAGCATCCGTTCGCTCGAGCCGGGCAAGGCGATCACGATCTCCGGCGGCGAGATGAAGGTCGAACGCTTCGCGGAGTCCCCGCGTCGGGCGCACTGTTTCTTCGAGTGGATCTACTTCGCCAACGTCGCCAGCACGATGGACGGCCGCAGCGTTTACCTGGCGCGCAAGGCGCTCGGCGAGGAGCTCGCCCGCTTGGAGACGCTCGACATCTCGCAGGCCCGCGACGACGAGGACCCCGACACGATCGTCGTGCCGGTGCCCGACACGAGCAAGGGCGCCGCCGACGCGATGGCTTACCGGCTGGGCGTGCCGAGCGTCGAGGGGCTGATGCGCAACCGCTACGCCGGCCGCACGTTCATCGAAGGGGGCGACGCCCGCAAGGCGAAGGTCGCCGCCAAGTACACCCCGCTCCGCGAGGTGCTCGAGGGCAAGCGGGTGATCTTGGTCGAGGACTCGATCGTCCGTTCGACGACGATGCGCGAGCTGCTCTCGCGGCTCCGGGAAGTGGGCGGCGCCCGCGAGATCCACGTCCGCGTCGCCTGCCCGCCGATCGTGGCGCCCTGTTTCTACGGCATCGACATGTCGACGATCGGCGAGCTGTTCGCCCCGCCTTTCCTCGAGGGCTGCCGCGGCGACGGCGGCGCAGCCGACGAGGCGGCCTTCGCCCGCATGGCCGAGGAACTCGGCGCCGACTCGCTCCGCTACCTACCGATCGCGTCGATCGCCCGAGCGATCGGCCGACCCGACGGCGACCTCTGCCAGGCCTGCATCACGGGCCAGTACCCCACGACATGCGGCCAGCAGCTCTACGAGATCGCGCTCGAGCAGGCCGGCGCCACATCGCCGCAGAGCGGCCGCACCTACGAGGCGGCCCGCACGATGGCGTGA
- a CDS encoding outer membrane protein assembly factor BamB family protein produces the protein MPDDPQVLWKYEAEETAFDAAPVIAGGVVYVGDTDGTFYALRLDGGEVIWKKTFEDCGFMSAAAVHGDRLWVGDFNGLVRCLSTKDGEELWSFDAETEVYAGPLLYEDTLLVTTEGGVLFALGAESGEERWRFAIDSPLRCSPTVVGGATLLAGCDGKLHAVDLAAGQEIGTAEIGGPTGSTAAVSDGRAYFGAESGLFFAIDAADTKAMTELWTYRDPRRGQGIRTAAAVTDKAVVYGSQGKSLYALRPDNGELLWQKPFRGRIESSPVADSNKVFCATTGGRLMMLDLTDGEELWEYEAGGSFVASPAATGGKIVIGSNEGVLYCFGAMAKD, from the coding sequence TTGCCTGACGACCCGCAGGTGCTCTGGAAGTACGAGGCCGAAGAAACGGCGTTCGACGCCGCGCCGGTGATCGCCGGCGGCGTGGTCTACGTCGGCGACACCGACGGGACGTTCTACGCCCTGCGGCTGGACGGCGGCGAGGTCATCTGGAAGAAGACTTTCGAGGACTGCGGATTCATGTCCGCCGCCGCGGTACACGGCGATCGGCTGTGGGTTGGTGATTTCAACGGCTTGGTCCGATGCCTCTCCACAAAAGACGGCGAAGAGCTCTGGTCGTTCGACGCCGAGACCGAGGTCTACGCCGGGCCGCTGCTTTACGAGGATACGCTGCTCGTCACGACCGAGGGGGGCGTGCTCTTCGCCTTGGGCGCCGAGAGCGGCGAGGAGCGGTGGCGGTTCGCGATCGACTCGCCGCTGCGTTGCTCGCCCACCGTGGTGGGCGGCGCCACGCTGCTGGCCGGCTGCGACGGCAAGCTGCACGCGGTCGACTTGGCCGCCGGCCAAGAAATCGGCACGGCCGAGATCGGCGGCCCCACTGGCAGCACCGCCGCGGTCTCGGACGGCAGGGCGTACTTCGGCGCCGAGAGCGGCCTGTTCTTCGCCATCGACGCCGCGGACACCAAGGCGATGACGGAACTTTGGACCTACCGCGACCCACGCCGCGGCCAGGGCATCCGCACCGCCGCCGCGGTCACCGACAAGGCGGTCGTCTACGGCAGCCAAGGCAAAAGCCTCTACGCGCTGCGGCCGGATAACGGCGAGTTGCTGTGGCAGAAACCGTTCCGCGGCCGCATCGAGTCGTCCCCCGTGGCCGACAGCAACAAAGTGTTCTGCGCAACGACCGGCGGCCGGCTAATGATGCTCGACCTCACGGACGGCGAGGAGCTGTGGGAATACGAAGCGGGCGGCTCGTTCGTCGCCTCGCCGGCGGCGACGGGCGGCAAGATCGTGATCGGCTCGAACGAAGGGGTGCTGTATTGCTTTGGGGCTATGGCTAAGGACTAA
- a CDS encoding tetratricopeptide repeat protein, translating to MAAAALLASAFAAPLASAQDSGASASSPGRGLTIESLIGDSVSNANEDSYPLVADAIQRFTNEDPIAARTLLEQAKERDSKLPPVGLMIAKMYLGVGNGQAVRAALEQAVQQDSANDPEPFLMLGEDAFSGNRFIEADAMFDKAFRLIDGYNDNQKRKRRLQIRAYRGRGAVAQRRRDWQESLESLDKWLALDPDSDSAHNQKGQVLFMLGQEREGYSELVAAHRLNSKLPNPLISAGLMYSRLDMQDKALTAFERAYADDQSNPMLLTAYGSALIRTGDVARAQQILAKGRTTSIDTVNVWLLSGVAARMAGSPEQAEEYLLKAFSLAPVSANSRDVYNQLAQLLINLPEPENKRRALEFAELNARLNSDNPDVNITLAWVRYQLGQARGAVAALQKGLQGGKLSPDSSYLVAKILVAQGKNEQAKSLLSASMDEQSGIFVQRDEAQALLDTL from the coding sequence GTGGCCGCCGCTGCCCTGCTGGCAAGCGCGTTTGCGGCGCCGCTGGCGTCGGCTCAGGACAGCGGCGCCTCAGCGTCCTCGCCTGGACGGGGCCTGACGATCGAGTCGCTCATCGGCGACAGCGTTTCGAACGCCAACGAGGACAGCTACCCCTTGGTTGCCGACGCGATCCAGCGTTTCACCAACGAAGACCCGATCGCCGCCCGCACGCTGCTGGAGCAGGCCAAAGAACGCGACTCGAAGCTGCCCCCCGTGGGGCTGATGATCGCCAAGATGTACCTCGGCGTGGGGAACGGCCAGGCGGTGCGCGCCGCGCTCGAGCAAGCCGTGCAGCAGGACTCGGCCAACGACCCGGAGCCGTTCCTGATGCTCGGCGAGGACGCCTTCAGCGGCAACCGCTTCATCGAGGCCGACGCGATGTTCGACAAGGCGTTCCGCCTGATCGACGGCTACAACGACAACCAGAAGCGCAAGCGTCGCTTGCAGATCCGCGCTTACCGCGGCCGGGGCGCCGTGGCCCAGCGTCGCCGCGACTGGCAAGAGTCGCTCGAGAGCCTCGACAAGTGGCTCGCGCTCGACCCCGACAGCGACTCGGCCCACAACCAGAAGGGCCAAGTGCTGTTCATGCTCGGCCAGGAACGCGAGGGCTATTCCGAGCTCGTGGCGGCCCACAGGCTCAACAGCAAGCTGCCGAACCCGCTGATCTCGGCCGGTCTGATGTACAGCCGGCTCGACATGCAGGACAAGGCGCTCACCGCGTTCGAGCGGGCCTACGCCGACGACCAGTCGAACCCCATGCTGCTGACGGCCTACGGCTCGGCGTTGATCCGCACCGGCGATGTCGCGCGTGCTCAGCAGATCTTGGCCAAGGGCCGCACCACGTCGATCGACACGGTCAACGTGTGGCTGCTCTCGGGCGTCGCCGCCCGCATGGCGGGCAGCCCCGAGCAGGCCGAGGAGTACCTGCTCAAGGCGTTCTCGCTCGCTCCCGTGTCGGCCAACAGCCGCGACGTTTACAACCAGCTGGCGCAGCTGCTGATCAATCTGCCCGAGCCGGAGAACAAGCGTCGGGCGCTCGAGTTCGCCGAGCTCAACGCCCGCTTGAACTCGGACAACCCGGACGTGAACATCACGCTCGCATGGGTTCGTTACCAACTGGGCCAAGCGCGCGGCGCCGTGGCGGCGCTCCAGAAGGGCCTGCAGGGCGGCAAGCTGAGCCCCGACAGCAGCTACCTGGTGGCCAAGATCCTCGTGGCGCAAGGCAAGAACGAACAGGCCAAGAGCTTGCTCTCCGCTTCGATGGACGAGCAGTCGGGCATCTTCGTGCAGCGCGACGAGGCCCAGGCGTTGCTCGACACGCTCTGA